The nucleotide window aacaaaactcggagcagagtagagcacatacttttacattgttatgctaGGCTATGCTGTGGCTCCCGACAAAGTGGGAGCGGTAGcaagagtaaaatgaaatgctacGAGAGTAAACGCtgattccaagtttcattaagatatcttaatttttactcaagtcattgcttgcacggacagacggacagacagacttccggatttcaactccactcgtcatcctgatcatttatatatgtatatgtatataaccccatatctaactcttttatttcttggtgacacaaacaaccgttatgtgaacaaaactataatactctgtgcaacatgttgcgagagtataaaaatcaaaatctgCTGGAATTTCAAAAGAACTACTATTCGAATGTATTAATCGGTTAGTATTCAAACGAACAGTTCCACACcggatatatgtacgtataatcGGTTTTacagcattaatttttttttaagaataatgaGTATGAGCGGGAACAAAGTGAGAAATTTTTTGTGGTAAAACctatcatatataaattttttgtggattCGCAAAATCACTGACCTATTGAACTATTGACCTAACTTGAAAATAATGTTTCTCGCTAAACAAGATTATCGCGACtgggaaattttaaaatgttaattgtttgttttgatgttattgtgtatatgtatgcctgTATGTCTGCTGGTGTTattatttatgtgatttttgCAGATTAATAGCTGAGTAATAAGTACAGAAAGCAAAGTATTGTTGTatgtttctttatattattttaaaatttaaatatttttaaatacattttcatatcagttacttatgtatatataaatactcatGTATTGTTGCCTATGATTTCAGTGAGCCAAGGCatgtatttcattaaatttgaatacgcCGCGGAACTCACATTTTTACCACCACAACCGGTTATGCCGAAGGAAACAATACCGAATTGTACTTGACGTCTGATTATTAAGTTGTTGAATAACTTAAAGGGTACGGTTGCAAATAGCGGGCCACCCGAATCACCTTTACATGTATCGATTTCATTTTCACCGCCAGCGCAAATATGATCAAGAGTAATGTTTACGCCGCGTGGGGAGAAAACCTTCTGACAATCTTCACGTGCTCGATGCCGAATTTTGGCATGTTGCAAAACATTACTTTTTTCATCTTTTGAAGAACACaagaaacatatatttatagatatgatatacataataaatatatatatatatatatagaataaacTTACTACTTTCGGTACGTCCCCAGCCGGCAATGTCATAATGTCGTATTGTATTGCTGTGGTCATAGACGAGCTGCGAAATGGGTAGACAAATGGGTTTAATATGcactgaaattatgaaaaaaagtcCACCGTTATTTtaactattaaaatataatataatttatagcgAATCTACCTTGAGTTATGACCTCAGTTTTCAATTTTAGCAAAGCCACATCATGTGTAAGTCGTCGAAGCGAATAATACGGATGCCTGAAGATTTGTGCGATTTCGTATTCCTCCGTTTTCGGCAGACATAGGCGTATCGAACCAACACAGTCCACATCTGTTGAAGTATCATGTTCCCCCAGGCGTACACTAGATCTataaggaaaattaaaaataccaataaaattaataaaaaaactgatTTTTACTTGCATACCATACTCAAACGATACTTACAAGTCCTGTGTTATACAATGTGCAGCCGTCAGCACGAATAAGGATGTTATCAATGTACCACCGCATAAGAATTGACCACCGTCCCTGTTATATTTCAATAATGCCATAAATGGATATTGGCCTAGCGTTGCTGCTTTCCCATTGGATACACGATCCCCTGATAGTCGATTACATTCTACTGCGTTGAGTATTTCCAAGCCTTTAGGATTTAATTGTGTTATATAATTGGTGTCAGGAAAGTAGTAATTGGTTCGATTACAGCAAAGGTGTATTTCCTGTAATAAAATTCAGTttatttaaccctttcatgtcagaattaaaatgggcggagctaacatttttttaggacagatatatattagtcttaactcaaatatgaagtgataaaaatttcaaagtcctatgtatcctggttcattagttacaggatgttgcttataggcacaaattagattattataaaaaaactaaacacttttttcgtgaaattttttttttaaataactctcttatctttacttatttatatagttcattttgttttaaaataaaacaattttttttatgtttttgagcactttttgtataaacacttcagtataactttttcgcgaaaccgattttgacaattccactctgcggagaaggcctactgaatgaatacgtgcacagctcattacaaaaaatgtaactgtaagcttgcacaacacataagtctacataaaaccgctggtcaaaaatatttaaataacgagagttagaagccgataagtacaatgttgcctataggcaacatttggcatgaaagggttaagttaGTTTATGAAAAGCAGTTTAAAACAAGTAATGGAAGTAATGTCACGGAATtgttataattcttattttttatcatattataGCTCGTCTTATAGACGTCGGCCACTTTAAAATCAATGAATTGTGAACCAATGATTGAAATACCGTGTCAATTTGACATTATTGTAGTTAAAGTTGGTACTCTAAAGCAAGTAAGTTCTTAATATGTAGATATTATACTCACATCATTTCCGCAAAGCATTTTTTTAACGTCATCTGCAtcatgtatattattttgtattctccAATCTGTTAGATTAGCACATTCATTATAATATAGACAAACTCCCGGAGAACCATTTGGTGCATGACAAGGGAaagtaattttgttgttatcaCTAGTATTCGACAGTATAAATACTTGCAGTATTATTAGCAGCTTTAAACAATGcgaactgaaaataaatatataagagttttttaacaaagctgatgcattaaaaattaattcaattactaCTTACCTGGAAAAAGTAATTGTTTGGTGCCACATTGTGAGTCTTCAACTAACACTTGGTGTGCTCTAATCGACATCACAACTTGAAGTGAAATGAAAGAGTAGCGTCTAAACAATTTAATTCAACTCTTGCTTATATTTGAGCTGAACTCGCGTGAGCGTGTACATTTTAAGAAACGAGTACTCAGTATTTCTCTTTTATGTCAAATATAACTAGTCACCGTTGGTATTATGCTGTTGTGTGCCTGATTGTGTGCTTTGTTGGTACTGAGTTCAAACGGCTGCAATGATAAACGTTCTAGGATAAGAACTTTGAGTAACCTGACTTAAGCTGAAggcttaaaataatatatgaaaccAAACTGTGTTGGAGCACCTGTTTCTTAAAATAACGCATCTGCCTTGTGATCTTCAAGTGAATTTACGTGTTATAAATATCTACACTCTAAATTAAAATTGACTGAATTTGTGCTGTTTCGCTAAATCACCGACTTATCCAACTGAGCGAGTACGATAGCTTGGATAAATGCCTCACGCTAAAGGCGAATATAGTCTTATAACAAGAGGGATTTTTGTGTATTAGTGTGAATCAGTGGGAATTTACGTTCATTGATAGCTGAGCATATGTTTTGTAGTTACCCGCTATATCGCTTTGGACTTTACAAAGTACATTTACAAAGTATATACAATGTTACGACATATATTGTATTAGGTGTGGTCTTATCACAAaagaagaactttttttttattgagtacatacatttttaagcaaatttattaGCTTTGAAATATTGGCTACATTATGTTAGTGGTGTTCATATTTGGAACAAAAAGTGTTTTgagaacataatttttttatcaaatatatgactataaaaaattaaaataaaaagaaaaaaatattttaaatttaataaaatttaaaaaatacaaagtaatataaatgtaatattttaatcaataaaatcaattgcaattaatggtgaaaacttaaaacaatttgatacattttaaaactacagattatgtttttataaaacaaaagaaaatgtttCTTGATATTAAACGACCTTACTTTTATGAGTGTATAAATACCGTAGTAagtctataaaaaaataatagatatatctataaataataaaaatctgtaattaaaaaaaaaatcaaaaaaacaatGGAATTTGAAAAACTGTACATCCCTAGTAAATCGGcactcacaaaaaaaatttaaaatcagcaAATTAGGTGATTAGTATAGTAACTGTAGAAttcgtaaaaatatttactagtaGAATGCAGTGAAAAATACTCTAAGCCAATTAATattgtaatatataaaaaaattagtcaaaGTAAGTCGGCCATCGTGATGTAGTGGTTGGGGCTGCGCGCTGCAATCTACGAGACCAGAGGCAGTTTCCGAGTAAAATACGAAGAATAATACGCTTTCACGACAGTTAGTGCTACATAACCGGAATGAAGCTGAGCCTGTACAAGTACtgtcaaaatgaaaacaatatttgaaaCTATTTGAGAAACACTTTAGCGTAGGGATGAGCGCTAGAATTGATACATTTTTGAAGATCAAATTTTTCATCCGATTTAGTACATATTTCAATCACATATTAGGTTGTAATATttgctttcataaatatttccgtTACATGTTCTATGTtctaagatatatgtattttacatgGTGGTGGTAGACTTACAGAATAATGCGCCGTTTTCActatgtcaaattcaatgacgCTGAATTGACAAGAGTACAATTGTGTCAGTTGTTTTTCTACTGCATTGAACTAAATGAAACACTTTTAATGTTTTCTTTTGGTTGCCTTTTTGTCTCGAGAATTAAATGATATTTCGCTATGACTGTCATTGAATTTGAAGTAATGAACACTTCTAATAAAGATGCTGCATTGACACATACTTTTTGTGAGCACTCAAAAAGTTTTGATATATTACTAGAGCCATTTTAGGGGCTATACCAGTCgagtttttttacatattcgatagtttatttttatacaataatctacgatctttttgattggtgaaaagttgtcaatttggcataaaaaacaacaatttttgtacataaaaaacgtttttttttgcagaaatgttaatttttaatatttttcaaaaatcgttgttcatttttttgtttcagatacTCGGATGGAATTaagtcagcagttggggaatttttgtttccaatatttttgtaaaatgaaaatcttaaaatatagctaaaAATATACCTTCTTATGtccaaaaaatcacaaaatattctatcgagtactttctttaaaaaaaaaaatcattttaatggGTTACACTCCTATAGCCCATTAAGTATGTTTAGTAACGCCGGTTTTGAAATAACAAGAAATTTTACCATAATGGCAATAATGACATATATAATTGTGATATAATAAATGGACGTCATTGtacgtatgagtaatatttttccTCGTTGACCATAATGACTGGTGCTGGAAGAAATTTACACTGCGTTATTGACGTAgttaataatcaaatgattCAATAACTGATAAGCAATTATCGGGGAACAACCACTTTGAAGAAATGTATACCCCTTTAGGCCCTCCATTTGCTCTCTAAATTATGCAAAACGCTTTTTTTCTGCATCTGCTTCAAGCTTCTCTCCCAACACTTGAAGTTAATCTGTTCTTAGTCAGCGCGTCTTGCGTTTGTCGTTTTCGTTTTAAGCTTGCTTGTTATTCTTCCACGATTATTCATTCGCTTTCTCTTTACGAGTATATTTcacatttgttttgtttcttaCTGTTGTTACGCGTATTTTGGCTATTTTGGTTTCGCTGTTGTTTTGTTCGCCGCGTCCAACAGTTTGTTGTTAAATCAAGCAAAGCAGAGAACAGCGGTAAGCGCGCAAGAGATTCGGTACACACGTTCTTTTTTTTCCTATTTATAAAGGTATGATGTCAGTGCGCATGAGCGCTGAGCACACGTTCGTCAGGGCACCAACAATTTTGCCTTGGAAGGACGTGGTTGGAGACAAGTAGTCAATATGGTGAATTTTATGAACAGTGTGTGGAatggattaaataattttatcaaaattttcgaGGAACCCATTTACTCTTCTTTCAAAtctagattttattaaaaagataaaataGATTTGAAAGAAAGCcagatatgtacatacctatacATAATCTGAAAATCTGTCGTTTTATCAGAAATGATTCCTGATGTAAAAAATTTCGGCTTGTAGTTAGGCGACGAAGAATAAGAGCTCTTGACAAATGAGGGCTTTGAATGCTcgaatttatattatatgagtAAAAAATCGGTTGAAAGTTAGTAAATACcctaatttagtaaattttaatttatagttttcagAGCAAGCTATTCTCGAAAAATTATACGATTTGGAGTGTAAAAgtaagaagaaaacaatttcgaccaccaaaaatcacaaaagttgCTTTGaggataatatatttaaaacaattaaggaaaggctaagttcgggtgcaaccgaacattttgtactctcgcaatatattgatgtaattttattaagacaacaaataatttgactcatatattcggaataaagtctaatagaataatgaaaatcatcttatatcaggggcgaacgcaggggggtttttggggtgttaaaaccccccaaagtaattgaatttttaaataatagaatttaattctacatagtcatttgaaaaattgtaatttgttgttttcaaagcaatctttctgccgacgatgtataaatatgtaaaataaatgaatacattagtcactaacagcgttacCGTTtggatacaattgtatcttttttgatacttttttgttcacaaacggcctattttgatacttttctgctgatagaatttaatttctatgagaatgttaaactaaaaacaaacctattgtatctggatagtattaaaaagttgtgggaatgtaggccaattaaaaaacccaccCCAAAAACCAAacccttataactctgtggctgctgaactggatttttttagatttaaggggaattgtgagtcgaaaatggacttcttttgaaaattagtcctgaactgaaaagtcaccaataaggtttctattattttttttacagtttattgttaatcataatacgggaaaaatttgaaaaatttttattatgactttcagttttcgttccatgagcaaactgttgtgaaataaatttaaattaaaaaaaattaagctatttgcaaaaaaatacttgagtgtcttaactaaaatgtctatatttttaataaaaacaaccagaaaaaactttacttattatttgtttttcaaaattgaacaatcgtttaaactaatttttgtatcagttaaaacaatagccgcagaattagatttagaaatcaaaattccGCGTTTGGGAAACGGCAATCATAAAGGcgaaccggaagaatattaccgcagatcaatttatataccgtttttagataattttttggtccaaatcaatgaacgatttttaaaacatgGAGAGCTGCTttgcaaaattgaaaacattttgccaaataaatgcataaatcttgacgttattgagatgcaggagactgttcgtgttttagaaaagcaatggcccgctgatgtagaagatcccgatgatttcgttgctgaatttagaatgtggaaaaggttaaaaatcttttctgcagattatattttctaactaaaattttgaatatattttcaggaactggttaaatcaaacaaagagatccaaaacttttttagacgcgttgaattgttgcgatgcaaaaattttcaaaacagtgcaacgttttttaaagattggagcaacaatctctacatctgtcgcttcaagtgaacgctcgttttcctcacttcgcaggcttaaaacatatttaagaaataaaactggagaagcacgcctgaacggaatggctctcttgaatatccatagagatatagacgtgacggaggaagagattttaaatgttatgacccaaaataaaagaagatttgtgaataaaataatgaaacattgtctttttacctaaaaccgcccccccccccaaattttttgcctgcgttcgccactgtcttatatggtatatgaggtaattcctcaaccgatttcactcaatttccCACCAAGCTAAGCTATATCCaagatccgattttaataatttttggaatagagacacacaattagaagaaaaagacttcctctgaattaaattaaaatatctgagagatttaccgatattttcggtgaaaaattcccattaggcactgagtttttcattttcgatatccgatttcgacaatctGAGCAGCAatccttctgcaattttttctgtaaaattaagtgcttttgacgttttccgttagtgagttaacgaacttttagtaattttcaacctaacctttgtatgggaggtgggcgtggctattatccgattttaactatatgcatggtgtatgatggggtacgtaagtgaaacgactacagaaagttccTTTATTcccaattttacttttatagctttatttatggcttggttatgacactttaaaggTTTATAGTTGTCACCTTTTTTAGGGTTATAAAGGAATAAATGAACATAGCAAAGAATCGAGTtctctaataataatatattattttgatgtTCTTTGAAGATTAACTCCGCTTTTTCAATCATATACAATTGGTGGATTAATAATTCTGTTGAATGCGTCGCTGTGCTCAGTGTACCTCACAACCACCCACCTGTACATAACAACATTTGTTGCGTCAACATGTTGCTGGCACTTACAGCTGTATAAGCGCATATAattcacattttcattcataGCGGCGtggcatttatttgtttgtttgtgcctTATTGCATGCGCTACGCTGTCCcaggaatattttttataacgcacaacacacacacacgacattcaaaataaataaaagaaagaaacgaaaaaaaagtaCAGGCAACCCACACGCAAACGCGCTCTTGGCCACATTTACTGTTGCTTTATGCTGTGGTGAATTGCTGTTGGCCCAACATAGCGCGCACATTTACGTTACGTTGCAACATCAGCCGTTCGAGGAATTTTCAAGCAAAAACCCTGCTTCAGCTCGTAAACCAACCAGTCTGCAAAGGATTCTCAAAGCAAACGTTTCACAAGTCAAACGCTAATAGCGACGCGCACTTGAAAATCTTTTGTGTAGAAAATCCTAAGAAATTGTGTtaaaaagcatattttttggagcaaaaaaatacaaacaaaattttttttgaaaaaaaaatttttttgagaaaatctttttgaaagtaaaattggtgtttattgaaattttgacgaaagaaaaaattgtgcaaaaacaaTTGTAACATTTGCCAAGTAAATTTTAACTGCAATTGTAAGTGCTGCGAGCAAAGTTACAGCGGAAGTGCACGCCAACAAGCAAGCCAACGGCCAAGCAGAAGCACAGTTAAGCAGAAAACGACGCAACAACTGTTCTCCTCCAATTCACgggtacattttatttttattgcgatATTTCTTGCGTATTTACCTTTGTATACATTTTACGACCAT belongs to Zeugodacus cucurbitae isolate PBARC_wt_2022May chromosome 6, idZeuCucr1.2, whole genome shotgun sequence and includes:
- the LOC105214841 gene encoding serine protease grass, with product MWHQTITFSSSHCLKLLIILQVFILSNTSDNNKITFPCHAPNGSPGVCLYYNECANLTDWRIQNNIHDADDVKKMLCGNDEIHLCCNRTNYYFPDTNYITQLNPKGLEILNAVECNRLSGDRVSNGKAATLGQYPFMALLKYNRDGGQFLCGGTLITSLFVLTAAHCITQDLSSVRLGEHDTSTDVDCVGSIRLCLPKTEEYEIAQIFRHPYYSLRRLTHDVALLKLKTEVITQVHIKPICLPISQLVYDHSNTIRHYDIAGWGRTESNEKSNVLQHAKIRHRAREDCQKVFSPRGVNITLDHICAGGENEIDTCKGDSGGPLFATVPFKLFNNLIIRRQVQFGIVSFGITGCGGKNVSSAAYSNLMKYMPWLTEIIGNNT